The Streptomyces spororaveus genome includes a region encoding these proteins:
- a CDS encoding TOBE domain-containing protein codes for MQLYTIGEAAQLLRVSTDTARRWADAGRFPTLREGNKRMVEGVHLAAFCVALAQEAAEGDGESATSARNALPGIVTAVTLGEVAAQVEIQAGPHRVVSLLTREAVEELGLAVGVQAVARVKSTSVHIDLD; via the coding sequence GTGCAGCTCTACACGATCGGCGAGGCCGCCCAACTCCTCCGCGTCAGTACCGACACCGCCCGCCGCTGGGCGGACGCGGGCCGCTTCCCCACCCTGCGGGAGGGCAACAAGCGGATGGTCGAGGGCGTGCACCTGGCCGCCTTCTGCGTGGCGCTCGCCCAGGAGGCGGCCGAGGGTGACGGCGAGTCCGCCACCTCGGCGCGCAACGCGCTGCCCGGGATCGTGACGGCGGTGACGCTGGGCGAGGTCGCCGCCCAGGTCGAGATCCAGGCCGGACCGCACCGCGTGGTCTCCCTGCTGACCCGTGAGGCCGTCGAGGAGCTCGGGCTCGCGGTCGGTGTGCAGGCGGTCGCCCGCGTGAAGTCCACCAGCGTCCACATCGACCTCGACTGA
- a CDS encoding oxygenase MpaB family protein, translating into MGTTATGSRPGADPGLYGPSSVTWQCHGDPMMWIAGLRALYLQALHPRAVRGVMENSDFRRDAWGRLLRTADFVGTLTYGTTEAAERAGLRVRTIHRSLSATDPDTGERFPVDDPELLLWIHCAQIDSFLHVLRRSGVPLTPAQADRYVDENRVNARLVGLDPAGVPADTAGLAAYFDRIRPGLAAGPDALAVDDFLRGPPVPAPFVRGRNLLWPPVAGLAYGSLPGWAHRLYGRPAPAPRSVTRRLRLTGHVLRCIPAGLRWQLPPGHILKAMRRMGPGSRPSPYTLRTSAAILDRPGRA; encoded by the coding sequence ATGGGGACCACCGCGACCGGATCGCGTCCCGGCGCCGACCCGGGGCTGTACGGCCCGTCGTCCGTCACCTGGCAGTGCCACGGCGACCCGATGATGTGGATCGCCGGGCTCCGCGCGCTCTACCTCCAGGCCCTCCATCCGCGCGCCGTCCGCGGAGTCATGGAGAACTCCGACTTCCGGCGGGACGCCTGGGGACGGCTGCTGCGCACCGCCGACTTCGTCGGCACCCTCACCTACGGCACCACCGAGGCCGCCGAGCGTGCCGGTCTGCGGGTCCGTACGATCCACCGCAGTCTGTCCGCGACCGATCCGGACACCGGCGAACGCTTCCCCGTCGACGACCCCGAGCTGCTGCTGTGGATCCACTGCGCGCAGATCGACAGCTTCCTGCACGTACTGCGCCGCTCCGGCGTCCCCCTCACCCCCGCCCAGGCCGACCGCTACGTCGACGAGAACCGCGTCAATGCCCGACTCGTCGGACTCGACCCGGCCGGGGTCCCCGCCGACACCGCCGGGCTCGCCGCTTACTTCGACCGGATCCGCCCCGGACTCGCCGCCGGCCCCGACGCCCTCGCCGTGGACGACTTCCTGCGCGGCCCGCCCGTCCCTGCCCCTTTCGTGCGTGGCCGAAACCTGCTGTGGCCGCCCGTCGCCGGTCTGGCGTACGGTTCCCTCCCGGGCTGGGCGCACCGGCTGTACGGGCGGCCCGCACCGGCACCACGCAGCGTCACCCGGCGCCTGCGCCTCACCGGGCACGTACTGCGCTGCATTCCCGCAGGTCTACGCTGGCAACTGCCTCCAGGTCACATCTTGAAAGCGATGCGCCGCATGGGCCCCGGGAGCCGCCCCTCGCCGTACACACTGCGTACATCAGCGGCCATACTGGACCGGCCGGGGAGGGCGTAG
- a CDS encoding glycoside hydrolase family 15 protein has product MRPYPPIAEHGLIGDLQTCALVSSEGVLNWFCSPRFDSPSVFAGLLDHDRGGYFAITADTPAPDTEGADVVTRQLYLADTAVLITRFLTREGVGEVVDFMPVHDPHTRTDRHRVVRVLRVVRGSVRFALECRPRFDYGRAPHDLVLDGAAARFEAPGTTAHLQAVGGLALEADGSDVRATTTLSAGERAAVVLTVCDEGGEPPRPPTPDDLVEEFAAVRRYGHDWIGHCTYRGRWQQIVNRSAITLKLMTYAPTGAPIAAATMGLPEGEGGERNWDYRYTWVRDASLAVRAMRDLGFTQEADAFRGWLQRRLTDGGAPNGEPLQIMYRVDGDPYLSEEILGHLAGWRGSAPVRAGNGAAGQLQLDIYGEAVYALVQTGHSAESAGYDGWRHFSGILDWLCDSWDRPDEGIWETRGGQKDFTYSRVMCWVALDRGIRQATALARPADIPRWTAARDAILRQIMTRGWSEERRAFVQHYGTTVLDASLLMMPLVGFITPKDPRWLSTLEAMEGELVSDSLVYRYDPAASPDGLQGSEGTFSLCTFLYVYALARAGQVEQAHYAFDKMLTYANHVGLFAEEIGPTGEQLGNFPQAFTHLALIVAALALDTELDAGDAGRGKA; this is encoded by the coding sequence ATGCGTCCCTATCCGCCCATCGCCGAGCACGGTCTGATCGGGGACCTGCAGACGTGTGCGCTGGTCTCCTCCGAGGGCGTGCTGAACTGGTTCTGCTCGCCCCGCTTCGACTCGCCCAGTGTCTTCGCCGGGCTCCTCGACCACGACCGCGGTGGATACTTCGCCATCACCGCGGACACCCCCGCGCCCGACACCGAGGGCGCCGATGTCGTCACCCGTCAGCTCTACCTCGCCGACACGGCCGTCCTGATCACCCGGTTCCTCACGCGCGAGGGCGTGGGGGAGGTGGTCGACTTCATGCCCGTCCACGATCCGCACACCCGCACCGACCGGCACCGGGTGGTACGGGTGCTGCGCGTCGTACGGGGTTCCGTGCGCTTCGCCCTGGAGTGCCGGCCCCGCTTCGACTACGGGCGGGCACCCCACGACCTCGTCCTGGACGGCGCCGCCGCGCGCTTCGAGGCCCCGGGCACCACCGCCCACCTGCAGGCCGTCGGCGGCCTCGCCCTGGAGGCCGACGGGAGCGACGTACGGGCCACGACGACCCTGTCGGCCGGTGAGCGCGCGGCCGTCGTCCTGACGGTCTGTGACGAGGGCGGCGAGCCGCCACGGCCGCCGACCCCCGACGACCTGGTGGAGGAGTTCGCCGCCGTGCGCCGCTACGGGCACGACTGGATCGGGCACTGCACCTACCGGGGCCGCTGGCAGCAGATCGTCAACCGCTCCGCGATCACCCTCAAGCTCATGACCTACGCGCCCACCGGCGCGCCGATCGCCGCCGCGACCATGGGCCTGCCCGAGGGCGAGGGCGGCGAGCGCAACTGGGACTACCGCTACACCTGGGTCCGCGACGCCTCCCTGGCCGTGCGCGCCATGCGCGACCTCGGCTTCACGCAAGAGGCGGACGCTTTCCGCGGCTGGCTCCAGAGGCGGCTGACGGACGGCGGAGCCCCCAACGGCGAACCGCTGCAGATCATGTACCGCGTCGACGGGGACCCGTACCTGTCCGAGGAGATCCTCGGCCACCTGGCCGGGTGGCGCGGCTCGGCCCCGGTGCGCGCGGGCAACGGCGCCGCCGGACAACTGCAGTTGGACATCTACGGCGAGGCCGTCTACGCCCTGGTCCAGACGGGCCACTCCGCCGAATCGGCCGGCTACGACGGCTGGCGGCACTTCTCCGGCATCCTGGACTGGCTCTGCGACAGCTGGGACCGCCCCGACGAGGGCATCTGGGAGACCAGGGGCGGACAGAAGGACTTCACCTACAGCCGCGTCATGTGCTGGGTCGCCCTGGACCGCGGCATCCGCCAGGCCACCGCCCTCGCCCGCCCGGCGGACATCCCCCGCTGGACCGCCGCCCGGGACGCCATCCTGCGGCAGATCATGACCCGCGGCTGGAGCGAGGAGCGCCGGGCCTTCGTCCAGCACTACGGAACCACCGTCCTGGACGCCTCCCTGCTGATGATGCCGCTGGTCGGCTTCATCACCCCGAAGGACCCCCGCTGGCTGTCCACCCTGGAGGCGATGGAAGGCGAGCTCGTCTCCGACAGCCTCGTCTACCGCTACGACCCCGCCGCCTCACCCGACGGCCTCCAGGGCTCGGAGGGCACGTTCTCCCTCTGCACGTTCCTGTACGTCTACGCCCTCGCCCGGGCCGGTCAGGTCGAACAGGCCCACTACGCCTTCGACAAGATGCTCACCTACGCGAACCACGTGGGCCTGTTCGCCGAGGAGATCGGGCCCACGGGCGAGCAGCTGGGCAACTTCCCGCAGGCCTTCACCCACCTCGCCCTCATCGTCGCGGCCCTCGCCCTCGACACGGAGCTCGACGCGGGAGACGCGGGCCGGGGCAAGGCCTGA